The following proteins come from a genomic window of Sesamum indicum cultivar Zhongzhi No. 13 linkage group LG10, S_indicum_v1.0, whole genome shotgun sequence:
- the LOC105171447 gene encoding uncharacterized protein LOC105171447 isoform X2, whose protein sequence is MFQAPKRPCSRLEQFSADSDDMEARNMVVNPGSSKRSSDLTLQIPPRPAGLSGSRSGKYSLHSPGVVSGSSPTGGFLRAFSFKKRSTGSDSIRSSLLSSDPKVTPESPEFSNRATTLNWKRCTSLPVTPASNLSPHIIVPASASEGKRPHTGESQATVSRSLSVPGRNVFIVRSQSFAARENHAPETDGDQITPGPVHEDQEIPEEEAVCRICLDTCEERNTFKMECLCKGALKLVHEDCAIKWFSLKGNRECEVCGKEVSNLPVTLLRVANAASRENRETNQQNTMSAWQDFVVLVLISTICYFFFLEQLLIQEMKNQALILAAPFSFTLALTASIFAVVLAIKEYIWTFAALEFALVALTLHFFYTLLHLPPIYAILISSFLGLGIAVLLNSLYMKVFSWRVHVPQSSNPA, encoded by the exons ATGTTTCAAGCACCAAAGAGACCTTGCTCCAGATTGGAACAGTTCTCT GCTGATTCTGATGACATGGAAGCCAGGAATATGGTTGTAAATCCAGGGTCAAGTAAACGGAGTTCAGATCTAACCCTTCAAATACCTCCAAGACCTGCGGGTTTGTCAGGCAGCCGCAGTGGCAAGTATTCGCTCCATTCTCCAGGTGTCGTAAGTGGAAGTTCTCCTACAGGAGGTTTTCTTCGGGCGTTCAGCTTTAAGAAGAGGTCAACTGGATCAGATAGTATAAGAAGCTCTCTTCTCAGTTCAGATCCAAAGGTGACTCCTGAAAGCCCTGAGTTTTCAAATCGTGCAACAACCTTGAACTGGAAAAGATGTACTTCTCTTCCGGTGACACCTGCCTCGAACTTGTCTCCCCACATTATTGTCCCTGCATCAGCCAGTGAAGGGAAAAGGCCACAT ACGGGTGAATCTCAAGCTACTGTTTCAAGGTCGCTCTCTGTACCTGGGAGGAACGTCTTTATTGTAAGATCTCAATCTTTTGCCGCCCGTGAAAATCATGCTCCAGAAACTGATGGCG ATCAAATAACTCCTGGTCCTGTCCATGAGGATCAAGAGATTCCTGAAGAGGAAGCTGTGTGCAGGATCTGTCTTGATACATgtgaagaaagaaatacatTCAAGATGGAATGCCTTTGTAAAGGAGCCCTCAAACTGGTGCATGAAGATTGTGCAATTAAATGGTTTAGCTTGAAAGGCAACAGAGAATGTGAAGTCTGTGGTAAAGAAGTTTCAAATTTACCTGTTACATTGCTTCGAGTGGCAAATGCTGCTTCGAGAGAGAACCGAGAAACAAACCAACAGAATACAATGAG TGCCTGGCAAGATTTTGTGGTGCTCGTCTTGATTAGCACAATATGCTATTTCTTCTTCCTTGAACAGCTACTG ATCCAAGAGATGAAAAATCAAGCACTTATACTTGCTGCACCATTCTCTTTCACATTGGCCCTTACGGCATCAATTTTTGCGGTTGTCCTAG CAATTAAAGAGTATATATGGACCTTTGCAGCTCTGGAGTTCGCTCTCGTGGCATTGACTCTCCATTTTTTCTATACTCTG CTTCACTTGCCTCCAATCTATGCAATCTTGATCTCATCGTTCTTGGGACTTGGAATTGCTGTACTCCTTAACTCTTTGTATATGAAAGTATTTTCCTGGCGTGTACATGTTCCTCAATCGTCTAACCCTGCATGA
- the LOC105171447 gene encoding uncharacterized protein LOC105171447 isoform X1, producing MESPKADKLDNNAGTEHKATEAPSTVTSQADSDDMEARNMVVNPGSSKRSSDLTLQIPPRPAGLSGSRSGKYSLHSPGVVSGSSPTGGFLRAFSFKKRSTGSDSIRSSLLSSDPKVTPESPEFSNRATTLNWKRCTSLPVTPASNLSPHIIVPASASEGKRPHTGESQATVSRSLSVPGRNVFIVRSQSFAARENHAPETDGDQITPGPVHEDQEIPEEEAVCRICLDTCEERNTFKMECLCKGALKLVHEDCAIKWFSLKGNRECEVCGKEVSNLPVTLLRVANAASRENRETNQQNTMSAWQDFVVLVLISTICYFFFLEQLLIQEMKNQALILAAPFSFTLALTASIFAVVLAIKEYIWTFAALEFALVALTLHFFYTLLHLPPIYAILISSFLGLGIAVLLNSLYMKVFSWRVHVPQSSNPA from the exons ATGGAGAGCCCTAAAGCAGATAAGCTGGATAATAATGCGGGCACAGAACATAAAGCAACGGAAGCACCTTCAACAGTAACATCACAG GCTGATTCTGATGACATGGAAGCCAGGAATATGGTTGTAAATCCAGGGTCAAGTAAACGGAGTTCAGATCTAACCCTTCAAATACCTCCAAGACCTGCGGGTTTGTCAGGCAGCCGCAGTGGCAAGTATTCGCTCCATTCTCCAGGTGTCGTAAGTGGAAGTTCTCCTACAGGAGGTTTTCTTCGGGCGTTCAGCTTTAAGAAGAGGTCAACTGGATCAGATAGTATAAGAAGCTCTCTTCTCAGTTCAGATCCAAAGGTGACTCCTGAAAGCCCTGAGTTTTCAAATCGTGCAACAACCTTGAACTGGAAAAGATGTACTTCTCTTCCGGTGACACCTGCCTCGAACTTGTCTCCCCACATTATTGTCCCTGCATCAGCCAGTGAAGGGAAAAGGCCACAT ACGGGTGAATCTCAAGCTACTGTTTCAAGGTCGCTCTCTGTACCTGGGAGGAACGTCTTTATTGTAAGATCTCAATCTTTTGCCGCCCGTGAAAATCATGCTCCAGAAACTGATGGCG ATCAAATAACTCCTGGTCCTGTCCATGAGGATCAAGAGATTCCTGAAGAGGAAGCTGTGTGCAGGATCTGTCTTGATACATgtgaagaaagaaatacatTCAAGATGGAATGCCTTTGTAAAGGAGCCCTCAAACTGGTGCATGAAGATTGTGCAATTAAATGGTTTAGCTTGAAAGGCAACAGAGAATGTGAAGTCTGTGGTAAAGAAGTTTCAAATTTACCTGTTACATTGCTTCGAGTGGCAAATGCTGCTTCGAGAGAGAACCGAGAAACAAACCAACAGAATACAATGAG TGCCTGGCAAGATTTTGTGGTGCTCGTCTTGATTAGCACAATATGCTATTTCTTCTTCCTTGAACAGCTACTG ATCCAAGAGATGAAAAATCAAGCACTTATACTTGCTGCACCATTCTCTTTCACATTGGCCCTTACGGCATCAATTTTTGCGGTTGTCCTAG CAATTAAAGAGTATATATGGACCTTTGCAGCTCTGGAGTTCGCTCTCGTGGCATTGACTCTCCATTTTTTCTATACTCTG CTTCACTTGCCTCCAATCTATGCAATCTTGATCTCATCGTTCTTGGGACTTGGAATTGCTGTACTCCTTAACTCTTTGTATATGAAAGTATTTTCCTGGCGTGTACATGTTCCTCAATCGTCTAACCCTGCATGA
- the LOC105171442 gene encoding classical arabinogalactan protein 26-like, which translates to MAYFSNFLAAAAIIVIFLALSLPSHQLSLETPDIAAAPALLPNPPLSPYTQLSPDIAPLLPSPGGTARSPAESSMPTIPSTRSPNPDTITSIGPDTAVAPSGSLQDSSAVSQVLVEGLKLDVLYGCLAYFLVVFVMI; encoded by the coding sequence ATGGCTTATTTTTCCAACTTTCTTGCAGCAGCAGCCATCATTGTGATCTTCTTGGCACTATCACTCCCTTCTCATCAGCTAAGTTTAGAAACTCCTGATATTGCAGCAGCGCCAGCTCTGCTTCCAAATCCTCCACTCTCTCCATACACACAACTCTCACCAGACATTGCTCCTCTCTTGCCATCTCCCGGTGGCACCGCCCGTTCTCCGGCCGAATCATCCATGCCCACAATTCCCTCAACTCGTAGCCCGAACCCCGACACCATAACCTCCATCGGCCCAGATACTGCAGTTGCACCCTCCGGCTCGCTGCAAGATTCTTCTGCAGTTTCTCAAGTTTTAGTTGAAGGGCTTAAACTTGATGTCCTTTATGGTTGTTTGGCTTACTTCTTGGTGGTGTTTGTCATGATATGA
- the LOC105171446 gene encoding pentatricopeptide repeat-containing protein At2g36980, mitochondrial has product MRSYLVQITSTIAELAKSGSILLARKLFDEMPHRDTIAWNAMISAYSYLTFYQEALSLFSSMRVSNVEHDHFTLTAVLSACGGVKDIKYGRRLHALAIVSGCNSFLPVNNAFTDMYGKCLSAQEAHKVFEEMAFRNEVSWCSLLFAYVNVGLLDVSRSIFYDMPRRVVIAWNTVIAGYAKWGEAEICLDFFKKMLEDSCCPDKWTLSAVMNACSEMTAPCYGCMLHGFIIQSGWNSALEVNNSVLSFYVKFGEEDEVLRAVEAVGMFNEVSRNLIIDAYMKLGNLEEAYLVFGCAPGRNLISWTSMITGCRRNGHGEHAIRCFIDLMGSGIQPDDVAFGAVLHACSNLATLNHGRMVHSCVVRSGFHAYAYVGNGLVNMYAKCGDICSSHRAFNDVLYKDLVSWNTMLFAFGLHGRSVQALLVLEEMVASGVKPDKVTFIGLLMTCSHLGLIDEGLCFFESMTSHYGLSPEIDHIACVVDMLGRGGKLEKAEELMNKYIEANNVKVSSLEALLGSYSSQGDLTMGAELAEQLKILKPRDEMCYVLLSNLYCASGEWKQAEILRKAMAVQGVKKTPGCSWIEVRNQVTAFVAGSYSFPDMEEVHMMVYILESEIRYPMSVLCSDGTTWNSLA; this is encoded by the coding sequence ATGCGTTCATACTTGGTTCAAATCACTTCCACAATTGCCGAGCTTGCAAAATCAGGAAGCATATTGTTGGCTCGCAAGTTGTTCGATGAAATGCCTCATAGAGATACAATCGCGTGGAATGCAATGATAAGCGCATATTCGTATCTGACCTTCTACCAAGAAGCACTCTCATTGTTTAGCAGCATGAGAGTTAGCAATGTAGAGCACGATCACTTCACTCTCACCGCTGTGTTAAGTGCCTGTGGGGGagtaaaagatataaaatatgGGCGAAGGCTTCATGCTCTTGCTATTGTTTCAGGGTGCAATTCATTCTTGCCTGTGAATAATGCGTTCACTGATATGTATGGCAAATGCTTAAGTGCTCAAGAAGCGCATAAAGTGTTTGAGGAGATGGCGTTTAGGAATGAAGTTTCTTGGTGTTCGCTATTGTTTGCTTATGTAAATGTTGGTCTTCTTGATGTTTCACGtagcattttttatgatatgcCGAGAAGAGTGGTTATAGCTTGGAATACTGTTATTGCTGGTTACGCAAAGTGGGGCGAAGCCGAAATTTGTTTAGATTTCTTTAAGAAGATGTTGGAGGATTCTTGCTGCCCTGACAAGTGGACTTTAAGCGCAGTTATGAATGCTTGTTCTGAAATGACCGCACCATGTTATGGTTGTATGCTGCATGGTTTTATCATCCAAAGTGGCTGGAATTCTGCACTGGAGGTTAATAATTCAGTTCTTAGTTTCTACGTAAAATTTGGTGAGGAAGATGAGGTTCTAAGGGCAGTTGAGGCTGTTGGAATGTTTAATGAGGTCTCTAGGAATCTTATTATTGATGCTTATATGAAGCTAGGTAATCTTGAGGAGGCATATCTTGTGTTTGGGTGTGCGCCCGGGAGAAATCTTATATCATGGACATCAATGATAACTGGATGCAGGAGAAATGGGCATGGAGAACATGCTATAAGGTGTTTTATTGACCTGATGGGAAGTGGTATTCAACCGGATGATGTTGCGTTTGGAGCCGTTTTACATGCTTGCTCTAACTTGGCGACACTCAACCATGGAAGAATGGTCCATAGCTGTGTGGTTCGGTCTGGTTTTCATGCTTATGCTTATGTTGGCAACGGCCTGGTGAACATGTATGCTAAATGCGGGGATATTTGCAGTTCGCATAGAGCTTTTAATGATGTTCTTTACAAGGACTTGGTTTCGTGGAACACAATGTTGTTTGCATTTGGATTGCATGGCCGCTCTGTCCAAGCTCTACTTGTTCTTGAAGAAATGGTAGCCTCCGGGGTGAAGCCAGACAAGGTAACATTCATAGGTTTATTGATGACATGTAGCCACTTGGGGCTGATTGACGAAGGCCTCTGCTTTTTTGAATCAATGACTTCACACTATGGCCTATCTCCTGAAATTGATCACATAGCTTGCGTGGTAGATATGCTAGGTCGAGGTGGAAAACTGGAAAAAGCAGaagaattaatgaataaatatatagaagcAAACAATGTGAAGGTCAGCTCCTTGGAAGCTCTCCTTGGATCTTATTCTTCTCAAGGCGATTTAACAATGGGAGCAGAGTTGGCGGAACAGCTGAAGATTTTGAAGCCTCGTGATGAGATGTGCTATGTGTTGTTGTCAAACTTGTATTGTGCTAGTGGCGAGTGGAAACAAGCAGAGATTTTGCGGAAGGCAATGGCGGTTCAAGGCGTTAAGAAAACACCTGGTTGCAGTTGGATTGAAGTAAGAAATCAGGTTACAGCTTTTGTGGCAGGAAGCTATTCCTTTCCTGATATGGAAGAGGTGCATATGATGGTATATATTCTTGAATCTGAAATAAGATATCCAATGTCTGTTCTTTGCTCAGATGGCACAACTTGGAATTCTTTAGCATGA
- the LOC105171443 gene encoding superoxide dismutase [Cu-Zn], giving the protein MVKAVAVLSSSEGVSGKIFFTQEGDGPTTVVGDVSGLKPGLHGFHVHALGDTTNGCMSTGPHFNPAGKEHGAPEDEVRHAGDLGNIKVGEDGSAHFEIVDKQIPLAGPHSIIGRAVVVHGDPDDLGKGGHELSKSTGNAGGRVACGIIGLQAA; this is encoded by the exons ATGGTGAAGGCCGTCGCAGTACTCAGCAGCAGTGAGGGTGTTAGCGGCAAAATCTTCTTCACTCAGGAAGGAGATG gtCCCACAACTGTTGTTGGAGACGTTAGTGGCCTTAAGCCTGGACTCCATGGCTTTCATGTGCATGCCCTTGGTGACACCACCAATGGTTGTATGTCAACTG GACCTCACTTCAATCCTGCTGGCAAAGAGCATGGTGCTCCTGAGGATGAGGTTCGCCATGCTGGTGACCTTGGTAACATCAAAGTTGGGGAAGATG GATCAGCCCACTTCGAAATTGTTGACAAGCAG ATACCACTTGCAGGACCACATTCCATAATTGGAAGAGCTGTGGTCGTTCATGGCGATCCTGATGATCTCGGAAAGG GTGGACATGAACTGAGCAAATCCACTGGAAATGCTGGTGGAAGAGTTGCTTGCG GTATCATCGGCCTTCAAGCTGCGTAG